From Aristaeella lactis, the proteins below share one genomic window:
- a CDS encoding sigma-70 family RNA polymerase sigma factor — translation MRKEEAERVLEGYLKPVLGFALRRCKSSEDAEDLSQEIVLKAYRALLARDDVEDAGKFIWTVAHNALCNYYRSVPKNVIGIPVEEMEELLACPEAEEENEEAVKRLRQEIAYLTAQQRQIVVAYYFENKKQEQIARELGISAGTVKWHLFEAKKELKKGMEKMREASNLKFNPIKFTGYGINGSPGDKSPDDFFRSVLPQNICYAVRNEWKTVNEIADDLGVSPVFVEGEVQYLEEYGFLEKQKNRYRINFLLEERTTELLKAEDTAYKAAAALYADALFTKLTESGILESPDIESGYKADKNFLMWTLLPYAAANSRVKPKNTISFQEVATIRPDGSENIFHASVGEPVTPEGYVQMNNWCGPMWNATEKHTLWQIGSDWSDFLKHHEFWTYQSDSVKIMTLYERAQTEALSRDEYAWLAEQGVIRVGGTAEKPEITWQIVILKTPAVREKLLDLEEKVRNTCADELDKLRKAYSAAALESIPQNMRRAKEFELQFTFYADGRFLHRCLWELLESGKLKLPEEAQKPSMSTLLLVN, via the coding sequence GTGAGGAAAGAGGAAGCAGAGCGCGTCCTGGAAGGGTACCTGAAACCGGTTCTTGGTTTCGCGCTCAGGAGATGCAAAAGCAGCGAGGACGCGGAAGACCTGTCCCAGGAGATCGTCCTGAAGGCCTACCGGGCGCTGCTTGCGCGGGATGACGTGGAGGACGCCGGCAAGTTCATCTGGACAGTGGCGCATAACGCCCTGTGCAATTACTACCGGAGCGTGCCGAAGAACGTCATCGGCATCCCTGTGGAGGAGATGGAGGAGCTCCTGGCCTGTCCGGAAGCGGAAGAGGAAAACGAGGAGGCCGTAAAGCGTCTCCGGCAGGAGATTGCCTATCTCACCGCCCAGCAAAGGCAGATCGTTGTGGCCTACTACTTCGAAAACAAAAAACAGGAGCAGATTGCCCGGGAGCTCGGGATCTCCGCGGGAACGGTCAAATGGCACCTGTTTGAGGCGAAGAAAGAGCTGAAGAAAGGAATGGAGAAAATGAGAGAGGCAAGCAACCTGAAATTCAACCCGATCAAATTCACGGGATACGGCATCAACGGCAGCCCCGGAGACAAATCCCCGGACGATTTCTTCCGCAGCGTCCTGCCGCAGAATATCTGCTACGCGGTGAGGAATGAATGGAAAACTGTGAACGAGATCGCGGATGACCTGGGCGTCTCCCCCGTTTTTGTGGAGGGTGAGGTGCAGTACCTGGAGGAATACGGTTTCCTGGAAAAGCAGAAGAACCGCTACCGGATCAACTTCCTGCTGGAAGAGCGCACCACCGAACTCCTGAAGGCGGAAGACACCGCCTACAAAGCCGCGGCGGCGTTGTACGCGGATGCCCTGTTCACGAAGCTGACGGAAAGCGGCATCCTGGAGAGTCCGGATATTGAAAGCGGATACAAGGCGGACAAAAACTTCCTGATGTGGACCCTGCTGCCGTACGCGGCGGCCAACTCCCGGGTGAAACCGAAGAACACGATCTCTTTCCAGGAAGTGGCCACCATCCGCCCGGACGGCAGCGAGAACATCTTCCACGCTTCTGTGGGCGAGCCCGTAACGCCGGAAGGCTATGTGCAGATGAACAACTGGTGCGGTCCCATGTGGAACGCCACCGAAAAGCACACCCTCTGGCAGATCGGCAGCGACTGGTCCGATTTCTTGAAGCATCATGAGTTCTGGACCTACCAGAGCGACTCTGTCAAGATCATGACGCTGTATGAACGGGCACAGACGGAAGCCCTGTCCCGGGATGAGTACGCCTGGCTGGCGGAGCAGGGCGTCATCCGTGTCGGCGGAACCGCCGAAAAACCTGAGATCACCTGGCAGATCGTTATCCTGAAAACCCCTGCGGTCCGGGAAAAGCTCCTGGACCTGGAAGAGAAAGTCCGGAACACCTGTGCGGACGAACTGGACAAGCTGCGGAAAGCCTACAGCGCCGCGGCCCTGGAAAGTATCCCGCAGAATATGCGCCGGGCGAAGGAGTTCGAGCTGCAGTTCACCTTCTACGCGGACGGCCGTTTCCTGCACCGCTGCCTGTGGGAGCTGCTGGAAAGCGGAAAGCTGAAGCTTCCGGAAGAAGCGCAGAAGCCTTCCATGTCCACCCTGCTACTGGTAAACTGA
- a CDS encoding DUF4177 domain-containing protein, with product MFEYRVETYSVKNAEIEMNRLASEGWRVVAVCPNQAMGFGVIVTYERQR from the coding sequence ATGTTTGAGTACAGAGTGGAAACCTATTCAGTCAAGAATGCCGAAATTGAGATGAACCGCCTGGCAAGTGAAGGCTGGCGCGTTGTGGCTGTCTGCCCTAATCAGGCGATGGGTTTCGGTGTGATTGTTACCTATGAACGGCAGCGGTAA
- a CDS encoding PF20097 family protein, with protein MLCPYCGEEMKAGILNGDTRTGIHWKEGTKGSTVMDRICNIGNLTALKHKWSMWFTLESHFCRKCKKMIIDTDVTR; from the coding sequence ATGCTCTGTCCGTACTGCGGGGAGGAAATGAAGGCGGGCATCCTCAACGGGGATACAAGAACCGGCATTCATTGGAAGGAAGGAACCAAAGGCTCAACAGTCATGGACCGGATCTGCAATATCGGCAATCTGACCGCATTGAAGCATAAATGGAGCATGTGGTTTACCCTGGAAAGCCATTTCTGCCGTAAGTGCAAGAAGATGATCATCGACACGGACGTCACCCGCTGA
- a CDS encoding leucine-rich repeat domain-containing protein encodes MKKFLVMVLAVMLICVGIISVSSADNNLFTYKKLDDGTIEITRVANTIKDEAIPPEIDGYKVTSIGSFAFSTCNNLNNVIIPDTVTVIRCNAFRSCKNLKSVTIPDSVTTIEEGAFPNCEKLAAFVISPDHPVYVFNNNMLIDKKEMTLLQYLGKKAEPYEVLWGIKRIGNGAFEFTKLNSIVIPNSVTSIGEYAFRYMNNLKEISIPDSVTVLGSEALFRTPSLTALRIPAGVTEIGSDCFGWCSKLKAMEVDPENPVYEMRGSLLVNKKENMVCYHLDVDAGSFEVPEGIESIQAAAFQNSIRVKEIIIPDAVKSIGNHAFTNCYAMTGIRLPNGLKTIESFTFQYCKALKSVTIPEGVTEIGICAFESCSALTEVIIPASVTNIDATAFTKCNRVVCKVVEGSYAQKFCEKNGIKFVIQ; translated from the coding sequence ATGAAGAAATTCCTGGTTATGGTACTGGCTGTCATGCTGATCTGTGTAGGGATCATTTCTGTTTCCTCCGCGGATAATAACCTGTTTACGTACAAGAAGCTGGATGACGGAACCATTGAAATCACAAGAGTGGCCAACACCATCAAAGACGAAGCGATCCCCCCGGAAATCGACGGGTATAAAGTAACATCAATCGGATCATTTGCGTTTTCCACCTGCAACAACCTGAACAATGTGATCATCCCTGACACAGTAACAGTCATCAGGTGCAACGCGTTCAGGAGCTGTAAAAACCTGAAGTCCGTCACCATTCCGGACAGCGTAACAACCATTGAAGAAGGGGCGTTCCCCAACTGTGAAAAGCTGGCCGCCTTCGTCATTTCCCCGGATCATCCCGTCTATGTCTTCAACAACAATATGCTGATCGACAAGAAGGAAATGACCCTTTTACAGTATCTGGGCAAAAAAGCCGAACCCTATGAGGTGCTCTGGGGCATCAAAAGAATCGGAAACGGCGCGTTTGAATTCACAAAGCTGAATTCCATCGTTATTCCGAACAGCGTGACTTCGATCGGAGAATATGCTTTCCGCTACATGAACAACCTGAAGGAAATCTCCATACCGGACAGCGTAACAGTGCTCGGTTCCGAGGCCCTCTTCAGAACCCCCAGCCTGACTGCCCTCAGGATCCCCGCTGGCGTTACCGAGATCGGCAGTGACTGCTTCGGCTGGTGTTCAAAACTCAAGGCTATGGAGGTTGATCCCGAAAACCCGGTCTATGAGATGAGAGGCAGCCTTCTCGTCAACAAAAAGGAAAACATGGTTTGCTATCATCTGGACGTGGATGCAGGATCATTTGAAGTACCCGAAGGCATTGAATCGATCCAGGCAGCTGCCTTCCAGAACAGCATCAGAGTGAAAGAAATTATTATCCCCGACGCAGTCAAAAGCATCGGCAATCATGCTTTCACAAACTGTTACGCGATGACCGGCATCCGCCTTCCGAACGGCCTGAAGACGATTGAATCTTTCACTTTCCAGTATTGTAAAGCCCTCAAATCCGTCACGATACCGGAAGGGGTCACGGAGATCGGGATCTGTGCTTTCGAAAGCTGCTCCGCTCTGACGGAAGTGATCATTCCTGCCAGTGTGACAAATATCGATGCCACTGCCTTCACCAAATGCAACAGAGTGGTCTGCAAGGTGGTTGAAGGTTCCTACGCGCAGAAGTTCTGTGAAAAGAACGGCATCAAATTCGTTATTCAGTAA